AAAAAACTCACACTTCCACCTTCAAAATCAAGAAACACACCAACCCGGCCCAGAGGTTTCTCTACATAGTGAGGAAACAATGGGGAGGTGGTCAAGAGAATGAAACGATTATCCACCTTCAcgcacaaaagaagaaatatgtcCTTAGATGTAACCATTGTGCTATTCTTCCTTATCCAGGAGTCCTTACAGACTCCCAGAGCCCAGTCCCAAGAGCTGTCCACATCCAGCTCCCAGTAGTGTTTCCCAGAGGAGAAGACCCAGGTTCCCCATGCAGCAAAATAGTCAGATCTGTCAGAATTCAAAGATCCACGTCTAAACATCAATCTTCTCACATCCCCAAACAGCCTGATATTGTGATTGGTTACTTCCCAAGTGAAGGCAATTTCCACTgtagaaaaaagagaatgttcAAGTGAAAAGTAGTTTATAAATTCTCATGTTCAGATAAGAAAGAGACTCTCACTAGAAAACACAGGTCAAGATTAGAAAGAAACTTCTGTCTGGAAAAATGTTGGAATCAAAGGGTGTTAGTATATCTGTACAAGTAATTGGCTAAACTACAATGATCACAATTTCTATAAACTCAAAAAGTATCAAGGGGAGGAAGGTCATGTCTATGTCTAGTTGAGCGACCTTTCGTAACAACTGAAAAACTGGAAGCTCTTGCCCTGCAGCCAAGTCCATAGCAATAAAATTAACCTCCATTGCCTCTTCTCTGTCAGGGCAGAGCAGGAGGCTGGGGACGGGAGATGAGGTGGGGAGCATTCCTAGACCCAAATAAAAAGTTACCATTTTGCCAGAAATATTATAATCTGTCACTGAAGCTAGCAAATTCATActtaaagagaaaatctgaatcTGCCTTCTGAAAAGTGCAGATTCCTTGCAAGAATTATCTGACTTTCATGTCAGATTCAGACACAGGCTTCTTTTGTCTGCTAGATTTATCATGATCTATCCTGGAGTTCTATCTAAGGCCTCATCAACCACTAAATCACGTTTCTATGGTTCACAGATTCTCAGTTTTTGCGCTGTTATATAAGTTACTCATGTATGCTTTTGTTGATTAAAAACGTGACTAAAATTATAAATGCTGTGAAACTTCacctgaaatgtattttaaaaaacactgtcaCTCAAATCAGTTGTTAACTGCACTAAATTTGAAATTGAAATGTCCTAAATTAATTTAGTTCTGTATATTTCATGTAATAATTGTATACATGAAATTGTATCAGGGAATGCTTCCTAAAGTCCTAAAGGGCCCTtctgcatgttttatttttctaagaaatttgTTATGTGGCTGATTCCTATTACATTTCaccagattttatttattctggtCAGTTTGATGATAGTGAAACTATAAATAGAAATACCTATTCACAGACTATTCTCACTTCTTCTAGATGAAAGATGATTACACTGGTAAAGCTGCCCATAGAAAACCATAAATGAAGGCATTGCATGTTGATCCCACCAAGAGGGCGACACTCACCTCGGAAGCGGTTGAGCCTGTCCACCAGTCCAGTGATGGGCCCTACAGTGAGCTCTGGATTGACAGGCTGGGGCATGTGCAGCAGCACAGACTCACTCCTGCAAGGAAGTTGGTTGAGTTGGTTAAGTTTCCCATGTCTGTGTTTAATAGATTCCAACAGAAAATGCTTCATTCAAATCCACTTCTGATATGGTAATGTACCCTCACAATCCTAGGATGGGTTTGTGGCTCTTAGGGAATATTTCTAACTATTCACTCCATTTCTAAGCTACTGCCACTGAAAGATAAATGCCTCTCTCCCTATCTGCCACCAAATAGTTTATCTCTAATTAGGATTCTGAATCCTAAAAACAGGCAATTGTATTCTAGCAACTTNNNNNNN
The Theropithecus gelada isolate Dixy unplaced genomic scaffold, Tgel_1.0 HiC_scaffold_7929, whole genome shotgun sequence DNA segment above includes these coding regions:
- the LOC112618016 gene encoding tripartite motif-containing protein 43-like, giving the protein WVNMDQKSKHLKEMYQELMKMCHKPDVELLQELNQLPCRSESVLLHMPQPVNPELTVGPITGLVDRLNRFRVEIAFTWEVTNHNIRLFGDVRRLMFRRGSLNSDRSDYFAAWGTWVFSSGKHYWELDVDSSWDWALGVCKDSWIRKNSTMVTSKDIFLLLCVKVDNRFILLTTSPLFPHYVEKPLGRVGVFLDFEGGSV